Sequence from the Acidimicrobiia bacterium genome:
AACATCCGGTTGCTGGCCACCATCATGTCCACCAGCTGCTTCTGGACGAGCTGATAGGAGGCGATCGGCTTGCCGAACACCACCCGTTCCCGGGCGTAGTCGAGGGCGGTCTCGTAGCAGGCCCGGGCAGAGCCGACCACCCCGAAGGAGATCCCGAAGCGCGCCTCGTTGAGGCAGGAGAGCGGTCCCTTCAGGCCCACCACCCCGGGGAGCATCGCCCCTTCGGGCAGCACTACGTCGTCGAGAACCAGCTCCGAGGTGATCGAGGCGCGCAGTGAGATCTTCTTGTGGATGTCGTTGGCCGTGAAGCCGGGGGTGTCGGTGGGAACCACGAACCCGCGGATGCCGTCCTCGGTGCGGGCCCACACGATCGCCACGTCGGCGATCCCGCCGTTGGTGATCCACATCTTGGTGCCGTTGAGCACCCAGTCGGAACCCTTGCGCCGGGCGGTGGTCCGCATGGACGACGGGTCGCTGCCGGCGTCGGGCTCGGTGAGTCCGAAACAGCCGATCGCCTCACCGGCGGCCATGCGGGGCAGCCACTCCTGCTTCTGCTCCTCCGAGCCGAAGGCGTGGATGGGGAACATGGCCAGGGAGCCCTGCACGCTGACGAAGGAACGGGCCCCGGCGTCGCCGTACTCCAGCTCCATGCATGCCAGCCCGTACGCCACCGACGAGGTTCCGGCACAGCCGTAGCCCTGGAGGTGCATCCCCAGCATCCCCAGCCGCCCCATCTCCGGAGCCAGTTCCTTGGGGAATGTGCCCGCCTCGAACCAGTCACCCACCTCGGGAAGGATGCGGTCGGCGACGAAGGTGCGCACGGTGTCGCGGATGAGTCGTTCCTCGTCGTCGAGCAGGGCGTCTAGGGCGAGGAAGTCCTTGGGGTCGGGGCGTCCCGGAGTCACAGGCTGGTTGGACATGCCTCCATTGTGGCAGGCGGCGAGTATCGCTCCGGCGCCCTCAGGCCGATCGGCGGGCGAGCCGGCGGCGATCCCGTTCGGTCGCCCCGCCCCAGATGCCGTACCTGATCCGGGCCTCGATGGCCCAGTCGAGGCACTCTCCCTGGACGGGACACCCGCGACAGACCCGGATCGCCTCCCCGGCCCCCGCATCGTCGGTGGGGAAGAAGACATCGGGATCGACGCTCCGGCACGAGGCGTAGGCGGCCCACGGCCGCTCGTCGAGATCGAGCAGGACCAGATCGGTGGGGAACGTCATCTCATCCCTTCTCGCCGGCTTTCCACTCAGACGAAGCCGGTGCCGTTTCGGTTCCCGACAGGGATTGGGCTACGCGACCCGAGTACAATCGGTGTCCCGTCGCAGACTCAGGAGAGGCTGGTGCTGTACTTCGCCTACGACGCCAACATCGACCCCGAACGGCTGGCCGGCGTGGCCCCGGGGGCTTCGTTCCAGTTCATCGCCCACCTGCCCGAGTGGAAGCTGGAGTACACGATTCCCAACGGCTCGGGCGGCCTGCCATCGGTCCGTCCCCTCCCCGGCAACACCGTCTGGGGAGCCGTGTTCGCCCTCGGTGGCGCCGACCTGAAGAAGATCGATGCCGCCGAAGCGGAAGAGGGACGGGTCCGGGCCACGACCCAGGCCATGGACCGTGAGGGCCGCCGCCATGAGGTGGTCACCCACGTGGGAAGCAACGGCCACGGCGAGTCGCTGCAGCCCGAGGCCGGGTACCTGCGGCTCATGGTCAACGGCGGCCGCCACTGGCATCTCCCCACAGGATGGGTCGCCTCCCTCGAGGAGCATCTGTCCTGATCCAGCACCGGGAACATTGCACGGCCCGGTGATGTCATACTGATGACGAGTCCGCCGGGCGGCCGCGGTCGGCTTCGGCCGGTCGAGGAAAGTCCGGACTCCACAGGGCACGGTGCTGGGTAACGCCCAGGCGGGGCGACCCGACGGAAAGTGCAGCAGAGAGCAGACCGCCGATGGCCTTCGGGCACAGGCAAGGGTGAAACGGTGGTGTAAGAGACCACCAGCGTCCCGGGTGACCGGGCGGATCGGCAAACCCCACCGGGAGCAAGGCCGAGCAGGGACAGGGTGGCCCGCCCGTTACGTCCCGGGTAGGCCGCATCGAGCCCGACCGGCAACGGCGGGCCCAGACAGATGGCCGCCGCCGACCCTTCGGGGCCGGCACAGAATCCGGCTTACAGGCGGACTCGAAACTCGTGAGGGCCCCTTCGGGGGCCCTCACCTGTTCGGTGGGGGCGCCGCCGACACCGCCGGGGTCATGGGTGGATCCGCTCCTGCCACCCTCGACGAGCTGGCGTCGACGGAACGCCAGGTCATGACGGAGGTGCTCGAGCGCTCGGGCGTCACGGCCAGCCTCGGAGCCGACCGCTGGGCCGAATTCGAGGCCTTCCTCTACGCCGCGGTCGCCGGGACCACATCCGATTTGGGCCTGGTCGCCGCCCCGTTGCCTGCGACCGCTTCCGAGGTGGCGGCCGCCGGCCCGGTCGTGGCCATCCCCGCGGTCATCTCCCGCCTGGTCCCGGCGGCGGCCACCCGGGCTGGCGAGGGAGTGATCGGGTTCGTCCTCGCCTTGCCGATGGTGCAGGCGGTGGTGACCGGCTCGCTCGGCGACGGGGCGAGCCTTGAGGTCGCCGAGACCCACGAATCCGAACAGGGTGGTGAGCGCTCGGTCGGCACCGTCACCGGCACGATCTCGTTCAGCCATTCGGGCTCGCGGATCGTCTCCAGCGTCGACCTCGCGATCCAGATCGACGTCTACGACGGCTCGGGCCGCCTGCTACGCAGCGTGACCTTCCGCAGCATCGGCACCGTCGAGATCGACATGTGCCCCGACGAGAACGGTGCGATTCGCGGGCATGGCTCGCTCACGATGACCGGGAGCAGCAGCGGGGGTGCGTCGGGATTGGCCACGGCAACCTCCGACGCAGATGTGACGATCACGGGGATGGTGGATCCGGACGCCTACCTGCAGTCGGTGGAGATCGAGGCAGCGGCCTCCGACGACACCCAGTCGGGGACGGATCCCGCCGAGACGACCGCCGTCGAGTTCGACGGCGCGATGACGATGGGGCCACAGGGCGGGATCGACGGCCATCAGATCACCCGCGACACCGGCCGGATCGTGCGACGGGCCCCGTCGGCGTCGCAGGCTCAGCTCGACTCGATGAGCGATCGCGCCGCCCAACTGATCGGCGGGATCCTCGATGCCCTGGCCCGCTCGGCACAGGAGCAGTGGCGCGGCGGGGCATGCCTCGAGATCCGTTCCACCGAGAGCAGCCGCGACGTCCGCCCGTCGGAACAGGTTCAGTTCACCGCCAGCCTCCACCACCTGGTGGAAGGCAACGAGCTGGACAAGCCGATCTCGGTCGCCTTCAGCGGACGGGCGTCGCTCGACCCGGTCGATTCCGCCGTCCCGGCGCCGGTGTTGCTGTCGTTCCTCGCCGGCAGCCAGTCGGAAGACATCGGGACCGTTCACCTCCAGAGCACCTCCAACCGCGGCATCGCCTCCCTGGAGGTCACCTTCCGGGTGGTTGTCCCGGGTTGGAAGATCGACCAGATCTTCTCCGGTGGTCAGGTG
This genomic interval carries:
- a CDS encoding acyl-CoA dehydrogenase family protein; this translates as MSNQPVTPGRPDPKDFLALDALLDDEERLIRDTVRTFVADRILPEVGDWFEAGTFPKELAPEMGRLGMLGMHLQGYGCAGTSSVAYGLACMELEYGDAGARSFVSVQGSLAMFPIHAFGSEEQKQEWLPRMAAGEAIGCFGLTEPDAGSDPSSMRTTARRKGSDWVLNGTKMWITNGGIADVAIVWARTEDGIRGFVVPTDTPGFTANDIHKKISLRASITSELVLDDVVLPEGAMLPGVVGLKGPLSCLNEARFGISFGVVGSARACYETALDYARERVVFGKPIASYQLVQKQLVDMMVASNRMFLVALHLGRMKDAGTLSSTHISLGKMDNVRTAMEVARTARGILGANGITLEYPVIRHMNNLESVFTYEGTNEVHTLILGQALTGISAFD
- a CDS encoding WhiB family transcriptional regulator yields the protein MTFPTDLVLLDLDERPWAAYASCRSVDPDVFFPTDDAGAGEAIRVCRGCPVQGECLDWAIEARIRYGIWGGATERDRRRLARRSA